One segment of Gopherus flavomarginatus isolate rGopFla2 chromosome 8, rGopFla2.mat.asm, whole genome shotgun sequence DNA contains the following:
- the LOC127056508 gene encoding P2R1A-PPP2R2A-interacting phosphatase regulator 1-like isoform X5 — translation MNRHSLLVPSSPVRIPSSRLHQIKQEEGMDLMNREAVHEREVQTAMQISQSWEESLSLSDNDFEKSSSPKQIDFVPVSPAPSPTRGIGKQCFSPSLQSLVSSSGLPPSASHSPTRRFLNRRSQSPIHCIRPSVLGSMKRKGEMDTEDEPKRFFQGTTNMLSPEVSHLTDLGACLTSGTLDGNQSSAGSSCGSPAEVVTTRDSPASLSNSRSQFKPIDFSAKLPTN, via the exons ATGAATCGTCATAGTCTG TTGGTTCCATCATCTCCTGTACGTATTCCTAGCAGCCGCCTTCATCAAATCAAACAG gaAGAAGGAATGGATTTGATGAACAGAGAAGCAGTACATGAACG gGAAGTGCAAACAGCAATGCAGATCAGCCAGTCATGGGAGGAGAGCTTGAGCCTG AGTGACAATGATTTTGAGAAATCATCCTCTCCCAAGCAAATAGACTTTGTCCCAGTTTCTCCAGCTCCTTCACCCACCAGAGGAATAGGGAAG CAATGTTTCTCACCATCTTTGCAAAGTTTGGTGAGTAGCAGTGGATTACCTCCAAGCGCTAGCCACAGTCCAACAAGACGATTCTTAAA CAGGAGAAGTCAGAGTCCTATTCACTGCATTCGCCCAAGTGTTCTTGGGTCAATGAAAAGAAAAG GTGAAATGGATACTGAAGATGAGCCAAAGAGATTTTTTCAAGGAACTACTAACATGCTTTCTCCTGAAGTTTCACATCTGACAGACCTTGGTGCATG TCTGACTTCAGGTACTCTTGATGGCAATCAAAGCAGTGCTGGCTCTTCCTGTGGTTCACCAGCTGAAGTTGTCACCACCAGAGATTCTCCAGCCTCACTTTCCAATTCCAGATCTCAATTTAAGCCCATAGATTTTTCAGCTAAATTACCCACAAATTGA